The genome window CTGTATTGATCGTACAGTTCCTCCATTCGCTGTCTCACCTTTTCCGGGTTGTTAGAAATATTCCCAATCTTGATGTTTTTGGTACTATCGAAGCATGCTCCCTGCATCCCATGCCAGATTCCTGAATTTCCAGGCGGGCTTTCCTGTTATCATCATCGAAAGTCCCCATTTGCGTCCCCACACCAATGCGCGATTTTCCCCCAGGCCGATGCAGAAGAAATCCAACGGTACCGATTTGTGAGCCGGCGCGGGACTGCCCTCCAGATCGGCAATCACGATTTTCCCCAGTCGATCCGCCTGTAGCACTCCTTCGCCGCACCTCATCTGATCCGCCTTGCCGGTTCTCGGATCGACGATTCTCGCACAGTCCCCGATGCTGTATACGCCCGGCGCCCCTTTGACGCGATAGCATTCATCCACCAGCACTTGACCTTCTGGAGTAAGCGGCAAGCTCATGCTGCGAAGGGCAGGATTCGGGATCAGACCAATTGTCCAGATACAGAGGCCAACCGCCAGACTTTCGCCATTGCCGAGCGTCACCACACCTGCCGCCTCCCGCATCGCTTTGCGATTGTGAAGCACTTTCACTCCGCATTCGCGAAGTGTCTGCTCTAACTTCTGTCCAACTTTCTCCGGCGCTTCCGGGAACAGCCGCTCCTGCGCATTCAGCAAATAGACGGAGGTATCGGATGGATTCAGACCCAGCGCAGACGCTTCATCCCGCATCGCGAGGGCCAGTTCGGCGGAGGTCTCGATGCCGCTGATGCCCGCTCCCGCAACAACGACCGAGAGCAAGCGTTTGCGTTCTTCAAGATTTGTCTCCCCGACAGCCTTCCGCAGGTTGGCGTGCCAGCGCTCCCGGATGTCCGCCGCAGCTTGCGGGTCGGTCAAGGCGATGCCGCCCTGAGCGGGATCCGGTCGCCGTACGATGCTACCGACCGCCACGACCAACAGATCATAATGGATTCGGGCATCATTTCCTTCTGCATCCGTATATCGAATCTGTTTTTCACCGCTATCTACGGAAGTAACATTACCTTGCACGAATTCGACTCCTTCTGAAGACCAATGCGTCCAAGGAACCACGATCTCTTCCCCGCTAACGGCAGGCCGGAACAACAGCACTTTGCGCACATGACCGGGCAGCTTGTCGAACAGAACAAATCGAATCCGCCTTCCGTTTGCCATACCCTTTGTCGTTTCCTTAATGGCTTTGAGCGCATGAAGCCCTGCATGGCCGCCTCCGATGATGATGCATGTCAATTCGTTCATTTTCCTCAGCCCCTTCAGGTTTTACACATATAACAATGTAAGGCTCTGATTTGTGACATCGGAATAAACGAATTTTGCATGATCTCGTCTTTGAGTAAATCTGCCCGTCAGCTTAATGAAGTGCAGCGTGCGACTACACAGAATCCATTCGCTCGTAAGCGTTCGCTAATTCTTTTTTCCGATTAACCATTCGACTTCTTCGATTTCCTTCGGGATCTGCGAAGAGAGCACCTCGCAGCCGTCTGATGTGACCAACACATCATCCTCAATCCGAATGCCAATCGCTTCTTCCTCAATGTACAAACCTGGTTCGATCGTGATCACCATGCCGGGCTGCAGGGAAGCACTGTAATCCGAGACATCGTGCGTATCCAGTCCAAGGTGATGAGATACGGTATGATAATAGTATTTGGACAGCTCACTGCTTTCTTGGATGAGACCGAGACGGAGCAGGCCATCTGTCAAGACTTGTTTCGTGACTTCATTTAGTTGTTGGAGGGTGACACCGGGCTTCACTGCTTCGATGGTCTTAATCTCCGCATCGAGCACGAGTTGATAGATCTCTTTCTGGCGTTCTGTAAAGCGACCGTTCACTGGAAACGTTCGCGAAATGTCAGCCGCATAGAAGTTCGATGCTGCACCGAGGTCGAGGAGGACCAAATCTCCATCCTTCGCACACTGATTATTCTCTTCATAATGCAAGACAGTAGCATTGATTCCGCTAGCAATAATGGGTAAATAAGGGAGCTCGCGAACGCCATGCGACTTCAATGCGAAATCATAGTGTGCCTCTAGTTCATATTCCATGATTCCAGGACGTGCATATGACCACATGCGCCGAATGGCTTCATCCGTGATCGCAATCGCCCTTCTGATTTCTTCGATCTCTGCCGGACTCTTTTGCATACGCAGTTCTTTCAACCAAGGGCCCGCATCGTGAATCTGCAGGGTCCGGTATTTCTTCTGCGCTTCTTCGG of Brevibacillus choshinensis contains these proteins:
- a CDS encoding NAD(P)/FAD-dependent oxidoreductase, encoding MNELTCIIIGGGHAGLHALKAIKETTKGMANGRRIRFVLFDKLPGHVRKVLLFRPAVSGEEIVVPWTHWSSEGVEFVQGNVTSVDSGEKQIRYTDAEGNDARIHYDLLVVAVGSIVRRPDPAQGGIALTDPQAAADIRERWHANLRKAVGETNLEERKRLLSVVVAGAGISGIETSAELALAMRDEASALGLNPSDTSVYLLNAQERLFPEAPEKVGQKLEQTLRECGVKVLHNRKAMREAAGVVTLGNGESLAVGLCIWTIGLIPNPALRSMSLPLTPEGQVLVDECYRVKGAPGVYSIGDCARIVDPRTGKADQMRCGEGVLQADRLGKIVIADLEGSPAPAHKSVPLDFFCIGLGENRALVWGRKWGLSMMITGKPAWKFRNLAWDAGSMLR
- a CDS encoding aminopeptidase P family protein, which gives rise to MTIAMDPKEYINRRQRLAEKMPEHSVLVLFSGVVKTRSNDDKYPFTPNRNFYYLTGITRSNLILMITKRAGNVTETLFLQRPNELEAKWTGAVLSDQEAKEKSGLEHFEFLDEWHHSFGTFMRRCEGRCSLYLDLYRYQWSDELTPADTFAEEAQKKYRTLQIHDAGPWLKELRMQKSPAEIEEIRRAIAITDEAIRRMWSYARPGIMEYELEAHYDFALKSHGVRELPYLPIIASGINATVLHYEENNQCAKDGDLVLLDLGAASNFYAADISRTFPVNGRFTERQKEIYQLVLDAEIKTIEAVKPGVTLQQLNEVTKQVLTDGLLRLGLIQESSELSKYYYHTVSHHLGLDTHDVSDYSASLQPGMVITIEPGLYIEEEAIGIRIEDDVLVTSDGCEVLSSQIPKEIEEVEWLIGKKN